The Stenotrophomonas sp. ASS1 genome segment AGGCTGGCCATCCAGCGACGACAACCAGCGCTTGAAGCGACTCTGGTAGTTGGCCAGCGACACTTCCCCGGTGATGTCACTGCCGACCAGGCCGCCGGCACGCAGCGCCTCGATCACCACCAGTGCGTCTTCCAGCTGGAATCGGCCCTGGTCCCAGTTGCTGCGCGCGACGTCCTCGGCAAACACGTCCTTGTCGATCGACAGGTAGGTCGGCTGCGGCGACTTGGCCTGTTCGGCAGCGAACGCTGCCACCAGCGCTTCGGGGTGCTCGAAGCGGCGGAACACGTGGCCCATGCCGAGGCGATGGCCCCAGCTGACATCCACGTCCATGCACCAGTACGTCAAGCGACTGCCCAGCAGCGGGCGCCAGTGGTTCTCCCAGGCATGGCCGAGGCCGATGTCGCTGGAGGTAATGCCGAGCACATGGATGTGCGAGATCTGCGGCAGCTTGCTGGCGGCATTCACCCATGAGCCGCAATGCATGCCGAACGGAAAACGCATGTTGTCCGGATGGTTGTCCAGCACTACCAATTGGAACGGCCCCTGTGTGCGCATGCGGCGCAGCAGCGGCAGGCTGAGATGATGGAAGTCGCCACTGCCCAGCATCACGGTGCCGAGCTGCGCGGGCAGCGGCGCCATCACTTCGGCGGCGAAACGGTCCAGGGTGGCAGTGCTGCAGGCGAAGCGCAGCGGGTCGTGCCACTGCGGCAAGGCCAGGGTCTGCGCCTGGGGCAGCGG includes the following:
- a CDS encoding arginase family protein, with amino-acid sequence MPLRSPLILDLDGGVLPLPQAQTLALPQWHDPLRFACSTATLDRFAAEVMAPLPAQLGTVMLGSGDFHHLSLPLLRRMRTQGPFQLVVLDNHPDNMRFPFGMHCGSWVNAASKLPQISHIHVLGITSSDIGLGHAWENHWRPLLGSRLTYWCMDVDVSWGHRLGMGHVFRRFEHPEALVAAFAAEQAKSPQPTYLSIDKDVFAEDVARSNWDQGRFQLEDALVVIEALRAGGLVGSDITGEVSLANYQSRFKRWLSSLDGQPDVSAKDLPVWQARHQQVNRELLAAMAAVPTAC